One Rhodococcus sp. P1Y DNA window includes the following coding sequences:
- a CDS encoding D-alanine--D-alanine ligase family protein: MNQTRTKVAVVFGGRSNEHAVSCVSAGSVLAHIDHDRYDVVPIGITVDGAWVLGSADTAELAIRGRVLPSVDKNSKALTLSVDPGRSGDLLSLDAVDAGAVLASVDVVFPLLHGPYGEDGTIQGLLELAGVPYVGPGVLASAAGMDKEFTKKLLAADGLPVGKQVVLRRGQDALTAEQQDFLGLPAFVKPARGGSSIGISRITGWDQLDGAVAHARKHDAKVIVEGAISGREVECGVLEFPDGSVSASVVAEIRMPDAPEDDHTFYDFDSKYLDDVCEFDVPAVLPLDTSEEIRRIAVAAFRALDCQGLARVDLFVTEDGPVINEINTMPGFTSISMFPKMWNAAGVDYRTLIGTLIETALARGTGLR, from the coding sequence GTGAATCAAACGCGTACCAAAGTCGCCGTCGTCTTCGGCGGCCGTAGCAACGAGCACGCGGTCTCCTGCGTCTCCGCAGGCAGCGTTCTTGCGCACATCGATCATGACCGGTACGACGTCGTTCCGATCGGAATTACCGTCGACGGTGCATGGGTCCTGGGCTCGGCCGATACTGCCGAGCTGGCCATTCGCGGACGTGTACTTCCGAGTGTGGACAAGAACTCGAAAGCCCTCACGCTGTCGGTGGACCCAGGTCGGAGCGGGGATCTACTGTCCCTCGACGCTGTCGACGCAGGGGCGGTTCTCGCATCCGTCGATGTGGTGTTTCCTTTGCTGCACGGTCCGTACGGGGAGGACGGAACCATCCAGGGCTTGCTGGAGCTCGCAGGCGTCCCCTACGTCGGACCAGGTGTGTTGGCCAGCGCTGCAGGCATGGACAAGGAGTTCACCAAGAAGCTTCTTGCAGCAGACGGCCTCCCCGTCGGCAAACAGGTCGTGCTCCGGCGCGGCCAGGACGCTTTGACCGCCGAACAGCAGGACTTTCTCGGCTTGCCCGCATTCGTCAAGCCCGCGAGGGGCGGATCGTCCATCGGAATCAGTCGGATCACCGGGTGGGACCAGCTCGACGGCGCTGTTGCGCACGCCAGGAAGCACGATGCGAAGGTGATCGTGGAAGGAGCAATATCCGGTCGCGAGGTCGAGTGCGGGGTGCTCGAATTCCCGGACGGTTCCGTATCGGCGAGTGTCGTGGCGGAGATCCGCATGCCGGATGCACCTGAAGACGACCACACCTTTTACGACTTCGACAGCAAATACCTCGACGACGTCTGCGAATTCGATGTTCCGGCCGTCTTGCCGCTCGACACGAGCGAGGAGATTCGTCGAATTGCCGTCGCCGCCTTCCGCGCGCTGGATTGCCAGGGACTGGCACGAGTCGACCTCTTCGTCACCGAGGACGGGCCGGTGATCAACGAGATCAACACGATGCCGGGGTTCACGTCGATCTCGATGTTTCCGAAGATGTGGAATGCCGCAGGGGTCGACTACCGCACGCTCATCGGCACTCTCATCGAGACTGCACTCGCGCGCGGCACCGGACTGCGGTAG
- a CDS encoding DUF3515 domain-containing protein, translating into MTPEHDSPEHRRHPAVIATAVALPVALLVGVIVAAVTVAGESTRSPEALGPVDAPSAESADCNTLLDALPESLGDYSRAELVDPAPAGARAYAPEDEESDAIVLRCGLPRPLGFDVASSLQVINGVQWFEASGAESGIEASTWYTVDRPVYTALTIPNGSGPTPLQDASDSISSALPQTPLDPAPLQ; encoded by the coding sequence ATGACGCCCGAACACGATTCACCGGAGCATCGGCGACATCCGGCAGTCATCGCTACAGCAGTGGCCCTCCCGGTCGCGCTACTCGTCGGGGTGATCGTGGCAGCGGTCACCGTCGCAGGAGAGTCGACGCGGTCGCCCGAAGCACTCGGACCGGTCGACGCGCCTTCGGCCGAGAGCGCCGACTGCAACACTCTGCTCGACGCGCTGCCCGAATCTCTCGGTGACTACAGCCGAGCCGAACTGGTCGACCCGGCTCCCGCCGGAGCACGTGCCTATGCGCCCGAAGACGAGGAGTCCGACGCGATCGTTCTCCGCTGTGGCCTGCCGCGGCCGCTCGGTTTCGACGTCGCATCTTCGCTACAGGTGATCAACGGCGTTCAGTGGTTCGAGGCCTCAGGCGCCGAGTCCGGGATCGAGGCCAGTACCTGGTACACCGTGGACCGACCGGTGTACACAGCGCTCACCATTCCGAACGGGTCGGGTCCGACACCCTTGCAGGACGCGTCCGATTCGATTTCGTCCGCGCTTCCACAGACACCACTCGATCCGGCTCCCCTCCAATAG
- a CDS encoding Lrp/AsnC ligand binding domain-containing protein, with translation MMQAFILVQTEVGRSSLVSRTLHDIEGVESAEAVLGPYDVVVRISGENDGALADIVGRIQRVDAITRTLTCPIADAHADARSPHGTPSR, from the coding sequence ATGATGCAAGCATTCATCCTCGTACAGACGGAGGTAGGGCGCTCATCTCTCGTGAGCCGAACGCTGCACGACATCGAGGGCGTCGAATCAGCCGAAGCCGTTCTCGGTCCGTACGACGTCGTTGTCCGCATCTCGGGCGAGAACGACGGTGCTCTCGCCGACATCGTCGGCCGCATACAGCGGGTCGACGCCATCACGCGAACCTTGACCTGCCCCATCGCCGACGCTCACGCCGATGCCAGGTCACCACACGGGACACCGTCCCGATGA
- a CDS encoding thiamine-phosphate kinase, which produces MENRCAPEPRHHSTTRKRKTIDTGDDRDPLSGSTVAQVGEFSVIARSLAGRVQSRNTVLGPGDDAAVVSAPDGRMVVTTDMLVQGRHFRLDWSDPEDVGRKAVAQNGADIAAMGARCTGFLVAIGCPSETPVEVTDALSEGLWREAVRAGASIVGGDLVMTDSLVISITALGDLEGRGPVLRSGARSGDVVAVAGKLGWSAAGLDLLLAGRSGYSALVAAHRVPTPDYEQGIVAARSGATSLTDVSDGLVADLGHIAQASSVTIDLDSGSFDIADEIASAALDLDVSPLSWILGGGEDHAFAGTFPSDDVVPEGWSVVGRVSANGGDAVTVDGREFSGHAGWSSFQA; this is translated from the coding sequence GTGGAGAATCGCTGCGCGCCAGAGCCGAGACATCATTCAACGACGCGAAAGAGGAAGACCATCGACACCGGTGACGACCGAGATCCCCTCAGCGGTTCCACAGTTGCTCAGGTCGGAGAATTCAGTGTGATTGCCCGGTCGCTGGCCGGGCGCGTCCAGTCGAGGAATACCGTTCTCGGGCCCGGAGATGACGCTGCTGTGGTGTCCGCTCCGGACGGACGCATGGTCGTCACGACCGATATGTTGGTGCAAGGTCGGCATTTTCGGCTCGATTGGTCCGATCCGGAGGACGTCGGCCGTAAAGCCGTCGCTCAGAACGGCGCAGACATAGCGGCGATGGGAGCTCGGTGTACCGGATTTCTCGTCGCAATCGGGTGCCCGTCCGAGACGCCCGTGGAGGTGACGGACGCTCTGTCCGAAGGACTCTGGCGTGAAGCAGTTCGAGCCGGGGCGTCCATAGTCGGCGGTGACCTGGTAATGACCGACTCACTCGTGATTTCCATCACCGCGTTGGGCGACCTCGAAGGACGTGGGCCCGTACTACGGTCGGGTGCGCGGTCGGGCGACGTCGTGGCAGTAGCGGGGAAACTGGGGTGGTCTGCGGCCGGTCTGGATCTGCTGCTCGCCGGGCGGTCCGGGTATTCGGCACTCGTCGCGGCGCATCGGGTCCCTACGCCCGACTACGAACAGGGAATTGTCGCGGCTCGGAGCGGCGCAACTTCTCTCACCGATGTGTCCGACGGACTTGTCGCCGACCTCGGTCATATAGCGCAAGCGTCGTCGGTCACGATAGATCTCGACAGTGGTTCCTTCGATATAGCGGACGAAATCGCCTCGGCCGCTCTGGATCTGGATGTATCGCCATTGTCGTGGATCCTCGGCGGTGGCGAAGATCATGCGTTCGCTGGGACCTTCCCCAGTGACGACGTGGTTCCGGAAGGGTGGTCGGTGGTAGGGCGTGTCTCGGCGAACGGCGGGGATGCAGTGACCGTAGACGGACGAGAGTTCTCGGGGCACGCAGGATGGTCCAGCTTTCAGGCATGA
- a CDS encoding uracil-DNA glycosylase has product MTAQPLSAIVEQGWAAALEPVQDRITAMGDMLRTELREGREYLPSGENVLRAFTRPFDRVRVLIVGQDPYPTPGHAVGLSFSVAPDVRPIPRSLANIFKEYSDDLGFPTPATGDLSPWADRGVLLLNRVLTVEPGAAASHRKKGWEAVTEQAIRALVARNEREDSAGLVAVLWGRDAATLVPMLGDTPTIQSAHPSPLSASRGFFGSKPFSRVNELLVAGGHDPVDWELP; this is encoded by the coding sequence ATGACGGCACAGCCATTGAGCGCCATCGTCGAACAGGGTTGGGCCGCAGCGCTGGAACCAGTGCAGGACCGGATCACGGCGATGGGTGACATGCTTCGCACGGAGTTGCGCGAGGGCCGCGAGTATCTTCCGTCCGGTGAGAACGTCCTTCGCGCCTTCACCCGGCCGTTCGACCGAGTGCGGGTATTGATCGTCGGGCAGGATCCCTATCCCACGCCGGGACATGCAGTGGGACTGAGCTTTTCGGTCGCACCGGATGTGCGGCCGATTCCGCGCAGTCTTGCCAACATCTTCAAGGAGTATTCGGACGATCTCGGATTCCCGACGCCCGCCACCGGTGACCTGTCGCCGTGGGCGGATCGCGGTGTATTGCTCCTGAACCGGGTTCTCACGGTGGAGCCCGGTGCCGCTGCCTCGCATCGCAAGAAGGGTTGGGAAGCGGTAACCGAGCAGGCCATCAGGGCCCTCGTCGCTCGAAACGAACGCGAGGATTCAGCAGGTCTGGTCGCCGTTCTCTGGGGTCGAGACGCCGCGACGCTCGTGCCGATGCTCGGCGACACACCGACCATCCAGTCGGCCCACCCGTCGCCGTTGTCGGCGTCGCGCGGGTTCTTCGGTTCGAAGCCGTTCTCGCGGGTGAACGAACTTCTCGTTGCAGGCGGGCACGATCCTGTCGACTGGGAACTACCCTGA
- a CDS encoding enoyl-CoA hydratase-related protein, with translation MNHFERTDSVEVVDGVLQITVATADAGTSLSSDAMADGARALHALNAGDLAAGSILLIGSGSNFCAGGNVRAFASAPDRGEYVRGVADEFHRFVLELAAVEIPIVAGVHGWAAGAGMSLVCHADVAIGGRATKLRPAYPGIGFTPDGGLSWTLPRIVGPARARDILLSDSILNGEEAVRLGILSRLVGDDIIAAEAQRLARTFAAGPTQAFKGTKALLFASETRTLAEQLEAEASSISAAANGPTGREGVDAFVEKRRPDFS, from the coding sequence GTGAACCACTTCGAACGTACCGACTCCGTCGAGGTCGTCGACGGCGTACTGCAGATCACCGTAGCCACCGCTGACGCGGGCACTTCGTTGAGCAGTGATGCCATGGCCGACGGCGCCCGAGCGCTGCATGCGCTCAACGCAGGCGATCTCGCGGCCGGATCGATTCTCCTCATCGGTTCCGGATCCAATTTCTGCGCGGGAGGCAATGTCCGTGCCTTCGCGAGCGCTCCCGATCGAGGCGAATACGTACGGGGCGTCGCCGACGAGTTTCATCGTTTCGTGCTCGAACTCGCTGCCGTCGAAATTCCGATCGTTGCCGGCGTGCACGGGTGGGCAGCCGGCGCGGGCATGAGCCTCGTATGCCACGCAGACGTGGCGATCGGCGGACGTGCCACCAAACTCCGCCCCGCATACCCTGGTATCGGATTCACCCCGGACGGCGGCTTGAGTTGGACTCTTCCCCGAATCGTCGGTCCTGCTCGTGCACGTGACATCCTGCTCAGCGATTCGATTCTGAACGGCGAAGAAGCGGTCAGGCTCGGAATCCTGAGCCGCCTGGTCGGGGACGACATCATCGCAGCCGAGGCACAGCGTCTTGCTCGCACCTTCGCAGCTGGTCCGACCCAGGCGTTCAAGGGGACGAAAGCACTACTGTTCGCATCCGAAACTCGAACTCTCGCAGAGCAACTCGAAGCCGAGGCTTCATCGATTTCGGCGGCAGCCAACGGACCTACCGGACGTGAAGGGGTCGACGCCTTCGTGGAGAAACGTCGACCCGACTTCTCGTAG
- the rpmB gene encoding 50S ribosomal protein L28 produces the protein MAAVCDVCAKGPGFGKSVSHSHRRTNRRWNPNIQTVHAQVAPGNTKRLNVCTSCLKAGKVVRG, from the coding sequence ATGGCTGCCGTCTGCGACGTATGCGCCAAAGGGCCCGGCTTCGGTAAGTCGGTCTCGCACTCGCACCGACGGACCAACCGTCGTTGGAACCCGAACATCCAGACCGTTCACGCTCAGGTTGCTCCCGGCAACACCAAGCGCCTGAACGTCTGCACCTCTTGCCTGAAGGCCGGCAAGGTGGTTCGGGGCTGA